In the Nocardia asteroides genome, CGCGGCGAGCAGCGCCGCTTCGACCTGCTGGTGGTGGCGAACGGGCACCACTGGGACCCGCGCTTCCCCGACTTCCCCGGCGAGTTCACCGGCGATGCGATCCACTCGCACGCCTACGTCGACCCGCGCACCCCGCTCGACCTGTACGGCAAGCGCATCCTGATCGTCGGCATCGGCAACAGCGCCGCCGACATCACCGTCGAGCTCTCCTCGCGCGCCATGGACAACGAGGTCTGGCTCTCCACCCGCTCCGGCGCCTGGGTGGTGCCGAAGTACCTGGCGGGCACCCCCGCCGACCGCTACTACCGCACCCTGCCGTACGTGCCGCTGCGCTGGCAGCGCAAGCTGGCGCAGCTCTTCACCCCGGTCATCTCCGGCAACCCGGTGAACTACGGGCTGCCCGCGCCGAACCACAAGTTCATGGAGGCGCACCCGACCCAGTCGGTCGAGCTGCCGCTGCGGCTCGGCAGCGGCGACGTCACCGCGGTCGGCAACGTCGCCCGGCTGGACGGGCGCACCGTGCACTTCGAGGACGGGCAGGCGAAGGACTTCGACGTCATCATCTACTGCACCGGCTACAACATCACCTTCCCCTTCTTCGACCCGGAGTTCCTCAGCGCGCCGGGCAACCGGATCCAGCTCTACAAGCGGATCTTCAAGCCGGGGCTGGACGATCTGGCCTTCGTCGGCTTCGCGCAGCCGTTCCCGACGCTCTTCCCGTTCGTCGAGTGCCAGGCCCGGCTGGTCGCGGCCTTCGCGGCCGGGCACTACCGGCCGCCGTCGGACTCGGAGATGCAGGCGGTGATCGACGAGGACGAGCAGAAGTTCATCGGGCACATGATGAACACCGCCAGGCACACCCAGCAGCTGGACTACTGGCTCTACGAACACGACCTGCGGGTGCGCGAGCTGCCCGCCGGGTACCGCAGGGCGGGGGCGCTCGCCGGGCGGGCCACGTGAGCGCTCGGGCGCGCACCGACCGCCGCGCGCCGCACCGCGGCGACCTGCGGCGCTCCGCCCTGCTCGGCGCGCTGGCCGAGCTGCTGAAGGACAGCGGCGGCGACCTGGACCCGATCACCATCGCGGAGATCTCCAAGCGCGCCGGGGTGACCCGCTCCGCCTTCTACTTCTACTTCGAGAACAAGGCGGCCGCGGTGGCCGCGACGCTCGAGGAGATGTACGACGAGATCTTCGCGGTGACCGACGTGCTGGTCGGCGCGGGCGACCCGGCGGTGCGGATCGAGCACACCGCGCGCGGCCTCGTCGAATTCTCCGAGCGGCACCGGCACCTGCTGCGCGCCGCGCTGGAGGCGCGCTACGCCTCGCCCGAGGTGCGGCGCATGTGGGAGGCGGATCGGCAGGCCTTCATCCCGGCCATCGCCGCCATGATCGACGGCGAGCGCGCGGCGGGCCGCGCCCCCGACGGCGCGGACGCCACCGCGCTCGCCGATGTACTGCTGCTGCTCAACGAGCGGCTGCTGGAACGGCTCACGCTCGGCGACGGGCTGGAGCGGGAGAACTACGTCAATGCCGTGGTCACCGTGTGGCTGCGCACCGTCTACGGCCGGACGCCGGCCGATCGGGGAACGTCATGACCACAACGCTGCCGGTGGGCGCCACCGCGCTGACCTTCGACTCGGCCGGGATACGCTGCGAGGCGTGGCATTTCGCGGCCACCGCGGACGATCTCGCCGGCCCGGCCGGGCGGCCGGTCGCGGTGCTCGCGCACGGGTTCGGCGGGACCAAGGACTCGGGGCTCGCCCCCTTCGCCACCGCGCTGGCCGGGGCCGGAATCGACGCGCTCGCCATCGACTTCCGCGGGTTCGGCGGGAGTGCGGGGGAGCCGCGGCAGCGCATGCGGATGGGCGAGCAGATCGCCGACTACCGCGCCGCGATCTCGGCCGCCGCCGGGCTGCCCGGCGTCGATCCCGAGCGGATCGTGCTGTGGGGCGTTTCGATGTCGGGAGGCCATGTGCTCGCCCTGGCGGCCGAGTACGGCGCCGCGAGTGCGCAGGGCGTGAACAGCGCGCGGGCTGCCAGCGGCGCGCAGGCCCCGAATGGCGCGCAGGCCCCGAATGGCGCGCAGGCCCCGAACGGCGCGCAGGCCCCGAACGGTGCGCAGGCCCCGAACGGTGCGCAGGCCCCGAACGGTGCGCAGGCCCCGAACGGTGCGCAGGCCTCGAGCGATGCGCTGGGGCTCGTGCCGGACGGCGTGGGTGCTTCGGTACCGCGGATCGGCGGCGTCGAGCCGCTGGTGGCGGCGGTGGTCTCGATGACCCCGCTGGTCGACGGCCGCGCAGCGGTGCGGCACGCGCTGCGGCACGGCGGCCCGCTCGCCTCGCTGCGGGGCGCGGCGGGCGGCGTGCGCGCCGGAATCGCCCGGCTGCGCGGCAAACCCGGGCTCATCCCGCTGGTCGGCGCGCCCGGCAGCGGCGCGGCGCTCTCGCTCGACGGCTACGAGCGCTCCTACCGCGCGCTCAGCGGCCCCACCTGGCAGAACGGCATCGACCCCGCCGTGCTGCTGACGCTCCCGGGCTACCGCCCGGCTCGCCGCGCCGCCGACATCACCGTGCCGGTGCTGGTGCAGATCGCCGACTTCGACCGCGCCGCCCCGCCGCACGCCGCCGCCAAGGCCGCCTTCGCCGCCCGCGCCGAGGTCAGGCACTACCCGTGCGACCACTTCGACGTCTGGCCCGGCGGCGAATTCCACACCGCCACGGTCGAGCACCAGCTGCACTTCCTGCGCAGGCACCTGGGCTGAGCCGCCCTCGGAGCGCGGCAGGCGCGACCGGATGCCGAGATAACCGCGGCGGCAGCAGGTCTCAGCCCGGCTCGGCGCGCGGGCGGGCGCGCAGGTGCGCGCGCTCGCCCTGCTTGCCGAAGAGGCTGAGGAACTCGACCGATTCGGCGTCCGCGGAGCCGAACCAGTGCGGCACCCGGCAGTCGAACTCGGCCGCCTCGCCCGGGGTGAGCACCAGGTCGTGCTCGCCGAGCACCAGCCGCAACCGGCCGTTCAGCACGTAGATCCACTCGTAGCCCTCGTGCGTCTGCTGGGTCGGTTCGCGGCGGCTGTCGCCCGCCGGGATCACCAGCTTGTAGGCCTGGATCCCGCCGGGGCGCTTGGTGAGCGGGAGGAAGGTCATGCCGCCGCGGCCCGGGACCGGGCGCAGGTGCACCCGCGGGTCGCCGGTCGGCGGCGCGTCGACCAGCTCGTCCAGGGTGACGCCGTGCGCCCTGGCCAGCGGGAACAGTAGCTCGAGGGTCGGCTTGCGGCTGCCCGACTCCAGCCGGGAGAGCGTGCTCACCGAGATGCCGGTGGTCTCGGCGAGCGAGGCCAGCGTGGTCTCGCGCTGCTTGCGCAGGGCCCGCAGCCGGGGGCCGACCGCCTCCAGCGCGCGGTCCAGGTCGTCGTCCATCGCCCCATTCTGCCCAGCGAGTTGCCACTTCGGCAAACAAAGTTGCCGCTTTCCTAGGTCGGCGGGCACCCTCGGAGCCGAGGAGGTGGTCAGGGTGACCGAAGAATTGCGGGACGACTACGACGTGGTGGTGATCGGTGGCGGCGCCGCCGGGCTGAACGGGGCGCTCATGCTGGCGCGCTCGCGGCGCTCGGTGCTGGTGATCGACGCGGGCGCGCCGCGCAATGCCCCGGCGGACGGGGTGCACGGCCTGCTGGCCAGGGACGGGACCCCGCCCGCCGAGCTGGTGGCGCGCGGGCAGGCCGAGGTGCGCGGGTACGGCGGGCAGATCGTGCGTGGCGAGGTGCGCGAGGTGACCCGCGCGGGCGACGGCTTCACGGTGACGCTCGCCGACGGTCGGGCGGTGTCGGCGCTGCGGCTGCTCGTCGCGACCGGGCTGGTTGACGAGTTGCCGGAGATTCCAGGGGTGCGCGAGCGGTGGGGGCGGGACGTGCTGCACTGCCCCTACTGTCACGGCTGGGAGGTGCGCGACCGGGCGATCGGGATCATCGCCACCGGGCCGAACGCGGTGCACCAGGCGCTGCTCTTCCGGCAGCTGAGCGCCGACGTCACGGTGTTCGCGCACACCGCGCCGCCCGGCGCCGAGCAGGTCGAGCAGCTCGCCGCGCGCGGGATCGCGCTCGTGCCGGGCACCGTCGAAGAAGTGGTGATCGCCGATGACCGGATCACCGGGGTGCGGCTGGGCGACGGCACCGTGCTGTCGCGCGAGGTGATCGTGGTCGGGCCGCGCATGGTGGCGCGCGGTGGGCTGCTCGCCGGGCTCGGGCTGGCGACCGAGGAGCACCCGTCCGGCATGGGCGAGACTGTGCCCGCCGACGCCCTCGGCCGCACCGCGGTGCCTGGCATCTGGGTCGCGGGCAACGTCGCCGACCTCTCCGCGCAGGTCGGCGCCGCAGCCGCGGCCGGGGCGATGGCGGGGGTGCAGATCAACGCCGACCTGGTGCTGGCGGAGACGCAGGCCGCGGTCGAGCTGCACCGCGCCGGTACGTCGGTGGCCGCCGGATAGCGGTGACCGGGGCCGCCTCGGCAGCGTCCCGAATCGCCCGCGCCGGGTTCGCGGCGGGTCGGCGGCGCTGGTGGTGCCTCAGCCGGGCGCAACAGCTCGGCCCGGCCGTAGCCCTCGACCCGGCCGTACCCGGCCCGGCCGTACTCAGCCCAGCCGGGGGATGATCTGCGGCAACTCGACGCTGCTGCGGATCCCCGGCCCGGCCGCGCACACCGCCGCGACCACGTTCACCGCCCGGTTGGCGGTGAACGCGGGCGAGACCGCCGCCATCCGCTCCAGCGGCACCGCGAACCGGAGGTCGACCTCGAGCGGGGCGTCGCCGCGCACCGAGATGTGCCAGCCGGTGTCGCCGATCGGCCACTCGACCGCCAGATCGGGGGTGCAGTACCAGGTGGCGCGGAAGGTGAGCAGCGGCGCGCCCGCGCGGATGCCGTTCACGGTGATGCGCTGCGCGGCGACGGTTCCCGCCGGGATGGTGCCCGCCGCGATCCGCACCTCGGTGCGCGCCGTCGCCAGCTCGGCGTGCGCCACCACGTCGTCCAGCACCAGCCCGAGCGCCTCGGCGACCAGCCGCAGCGAGGGCCCGAAGCTGCTCAGCATGTGCGGGGCGAGGAACTCGCTCACCGCCGTCTGCTCCCGCCCGAACCCCATCACGTCGAAGAGCAGCTCGGGCGAGTCCCGGCGGGAGAGGTCGGCGTACTCGTCGATGACGATCCCGGTGAGCTCGCGCTGGATCGAGGCGAGCACCAGCGGCACCGCCTCGGTGATGAACCCCGGACTGCTCCCGGTGCTGTGCAGCGTGCTCCCGCCCGCCGCGCAGGCCGCGGTGACCCGCTCGCGCAGCGCCGGCTCGGTGCTCGCCGGATGGTGGAAGAGCCCGCAGGTCGTCACCACGTCGCTGCCTGCCGCGAGCAGCGCGCAGACCTCGTCGGCGTCGAAGGCGAGCGGCATGTAGAGGACGCAGTCCGGGCGCAGCGCCAGCACCTCGTCCAGGGTGCCGACCGCCGCGATGCCGATCGGCGCGATCCCGGCGAGCTCGCCCGCGTCCCGGCCGACCTTCGCGGGCGAGTGCACGCGCACGCCGACGAGTTCCAGCCCGGGGTGCGCGTGCACCGAGCGCAGCGCGTAGCCGCCGATGGTTCCGGTCGCCCACTGCACGACACGCAGCGGGGCGGGGGGTTGCGTCATGGAAACCTCAGTCCAGGAAGAGATCCGGCGTCGGGTTGGCGCCGCCGCCGTAGCGGGCCAGATCATCGATCCCGGCGTAGACCGAGACGGCGTCGGCGTCGAGGAAGCAGTTGCCGGTGACCGACTTCGCCTGCTGCGTCACGATGGCGACCGCCGCGTCCGCCATGATCCGCGGGCTGCGCGCCGCGGCCAGCTGGTTCTCCGCGTCCGGCAGCGCGGCCACCGCCGAGGTGGCGATGAAGGTCTGCGGCCACAGGCAGTTGAAGGCGATCCCGGCGTCGGCGTACTCGGCCGCCCAGCCCTGGGAGAGCAGCGTCATGCCGTACTTGGAGAGCGTGTAGACCGGGTGCGCGCCGAGCCAGCGCGGATTCAGGTTCACCGGCGGCGCGATGGTGAGCACGTGCGGGTTGGCCGAGTCCCGCAGGTGCGGCAGGGCGGCGGCGGTGAGCAGGAAGGTGCCGCGCAGGTTGATGTCCTGCATCAGGTCGAAGCGCTTCGGGCTCAGCTCGTGCGTCGGCTCGGTCGCGATGGCGGAGGCGTTGTTCACCACGACAT is a window encoding:
- a CDS encoding flavin-containing monooxygenase, yielding MPHPTVAVIGAGISGLTTGKMLGDYGIPYTCFESSDRIGGNWAFGNPNGHSAAYRSLHIDTSKYQLSFRDYPMPETYPDFPHHSQIKEYLEGYASAFELKRRIEFGNGVAHAERLPDGGWNIATQRGEQRRFDLLVVANGHHWDPRFPDFPGEFTGDAIHSHAYVDPRTPLDLYGKRILIVGIGNSAADITVELSSRAMDNEVWLSTRSGAWVVPKYLAGTPADRYYRTLPYVPLRWQRKLAQLFTPVISGNPVNYGLPAPNHKFMEAHPTQSVELPLRLGSGDVTAVGNVARLDGRTVHFEDGQAKDFDVIIYCTGYNITFPFFDPEFLSAPGNRIQLYKRIFKPGLDDLAFVGFAQPFPTLFPFVECQARLVAAFAAGHYRPPSDSEMQAVIDEDEQKFIGHMMNTARHTQQLDYWLYEHDLRVRELPAGYRRAGALAGRAT
- a CDS encoding TetR/AcrR family transcriptional regulator, yielding MSARARTDRRAPHRGDLRRSALLGALAELLKDSGGDLDPITIAEISKRAGVTRSAFYFYFENKAAAVAATLEEMYDEIFAVTDVLVGAGDPAVRIEHTARGLVEFSERHRHLLRAALEARYASPEVRRMWEADRQAFIPAIAAMIDGERAAGRAPDGADATALADVLLLLNERLLERLTLGDGLERENYVNAVVTVWLRTVYGRTPADRGTS
- a CDS encoding alpha/beta fold hydrolase, yielding MTTTLPVGATALTFDSAGIRCEAWHFAATADDLAGPAGRPVAVLAHGFGGTKDSGLAPFATALAGAGIDALAIDFRGFGGSAGEPRQRMRMGEQIADYRAAISAAAGLPGVDPERIVLWGVSMSGGHVLALAAEYGAASAQGVNSARAASGAQAPNGAQAPNGAQAPNGAQAPNGAQAPNGAQAPNGAQAPNGAQASSDALGLVPDGVGASVPRIGGVEPLVAAVVSMTPLVDGRAAVRHALRHGGPLASLRGAAGGVRAGIARLRGKPGLIPLVGAPGSGAALSLDGYERSYRALSGPTWQNGIDPAVLLTLPGYRPARRAADITVPVLVQIADFDRAAPPHAAAKAAFAARAEVRHYPCDHFDVWPGGEFHTATVEHQLHFLRRHLG
- a CDS encoding helix-turn-helix domain-containing protein; translation: MDDDLDRALEAVGPRLRALRKQRETTLASLAETTGISVSTLSRLESGSRKPTLELLFPLARAHGVTLDELVDAPPTGDPRVHLRPVPGRGGMTFLPLTKRPGGIQAYKLVIPAGDSRREPTQQTHEGYEWIYVLNGRLRLVLGEHDLVLTPGEAAEFDCRVPHWFGSADAESVEFLSLFGKQGERAHLRARPRAEPG
- a CDS encoding NAD(P)/FAD-dependent oxidoreductase, translated to MTEELRDDYDVVVIGGGAAGLNGALMLARSRRSVLVIDAGAPRNAPADGVHGLLARDGTPPAELVARGQAEVRGYGGQIVRGEVREVTRAGDGFTVTLADGRAVSALRLLVATGLVDELPEIPGVRERWGRDVLHCPYCHGWEVRDRAIGIIATGPNAVHQALLFRQLSADVTVFAHTAPPGAEQVEQLAARGIALVPGTVEEVVIADDRITGVRLGDGTVLSREVIVVGPRMVARGGLLAGLGLATEEHPSGMGETVPADALGRTAVPGIWVAGNVADLSAQVGAAAAAGAMAGVQINADLVLAETQAAVELHRAGTSVAAG
- a CDS encoding dihydrodipicolinate reductase, which produces MTQPPAPLRVVQWATGTIGGYALRSVHAHPGLELVGVRVHSPAKVGRDAGELAGIAPIGIAAVGTLDEVLALRPDCVLYMPLAFDADEVCALLAAGSDVVTTCGLFHHPASTEPALRERVTAACAAGGSTLHSTGSSPGFITEAVPLVLASIQRELTGIVIDEYADLSRRDSPELLFDVMGFGREQTAVSEFLAPHMLSSFGPSLRLVAEALGLVLDDVVAHAELATARTEVRIAAGTIPAGTVAAQRITVNGIRAGAPLLTFRATWYCTPDLAVEWPIGDTGWHISVRGDAPLEVDLRFAVPLERMAAVSPAFTANRAVNVVAAVCAAGPGIRSSVELPQIIPRLG
- a CDS encoding SDR family oxidoreductase, translating into MPDQDRPLLDRTVVISGASRGIGLAIAVAAAEQGANVVLLAKTAEPHPRLPGTVHTAAAEVEAAGGRAAAVVGDVRREEDVARLVQTAVERFGGIDVVVNNASAIATEPTHELSPKRFDLMQDINLRGTFLLTAAALPHLRDSANPHVLTIAPPVNLNPRWLGAHPVYTLSKYGMTLLSQGWAAEYADAGIAFNCLWPQTFIATSAVAALPDAENQLAAARSPRIMADAAVAIVTQQAKSVTGNCFLDADAVSVYAGIDDLARYGGGANPTPDLFLD